The Sebastes fasciatus isolate fSebFas1 chromosome 4, fSebFas1.pri, whole genome shotgun sequence genome window below encodes:
- the deaf1 gene encoding deformed epidermal autoregulatory factor 1 homolog, translated as MDEADSATKALGLDEPPIIGIGMQPVEEVGSGSDTESEAEVTTMAVMSEPGNLDMGAESLPNPDEAEAAFAEVTAVTVADVQAAEDNVYTTTVATSGSLPEHVLSGRTTLQLGDGLSTQKATLIVVHTDGSIVEATGLKSAATMAPGPQTPPTPLTPPQDKDSCSKYNWDPSVYNHELPVRCRNTSGVLYKNRLGSGGKGRCIRHNQQWFSPTEFEGLAGRASSKDWKRSIRYAGRPLLCLIQERILNPHAASCTCAACCDDLTGCSKDGETLEAENISMTGPVRLFVPYKRRKKDNEPLVTSPKKEHPSTKNITLSPGTTFTVSPSGQFTTSGTLTFDRTSSGDATAAAAAAAAIISEGSAQSEVFASTAVLTALPALAVTPQPVQAKMAVTVAEASPSAELVSGLEVGSVGGLGSAVSEGQKNTWLYLEEMANTLMSNVQQLKALIEQAKNSTGDTAGVKGQGGRKECGLTQSFQNQITFQHPDDSEAKRSSDMTEIIINQMCVNCGRVAMSECTGCHKVNYCSTFCQRKDWKEHQHTCCQSAGGVAVQEEESITAMDMDKVK; from the exons ATGGACGAAGCGGACTCGGCTACGAAGGCGCTCGGGCTGGATGAACCGCCCATCATCGGCATCGGCATGCAGCCGGTGGAGGAAGTGGGCTCCGGCTCGGATACCGAATCGGAGGCCGAAGTCACCACGATGGCCGTGATGTCGGAACCGGGAAACCTCGACATGGGAGCCGAGTCCCTGCCGAACCCGGACGAGGCCGAGGCGGCGTTTGCAG AGGTGACGGCTGTGACGGTGGCGGATGTTCAAGCTGCTGAGGACAATGTTTATACCACAACGGTCGCCACATCAGGAAGTCTCCCTGAACACGTGCTG agTGGGAGGACAACCCTCCAGCTGGGCGATGGTCTCAGCACCCAGAAGGCCACCTTGATCGTGGTTCACACTGACGGCAGCATCGTGGAGGCTACTGGCCTCAAGTCTGCTGCCACAATGGCACCAG GCCCACAGACCCCGCCCACCCCGCTGACTCCCCCCCAGGACAAGGACTCCTGCTCCAAGTACAACTGGGACCCCTCAGTCTACAACCATGAGCTGCCGGTCCGCTGCAGGAACACCAGCGGAGTCCTCTACAAGAACCGACTGGGATCAG GGGGTAAAGGTCGCTGCATCAGACACAACCAGCAGTGGTTCTCTCCCACTGAGTTTGAAGGTCTGGCGGGAAGAGCGAGCAGCAAAGACTGGAAGAGGAGTATCAGATACGCTGGCAGACCTCTGCTCTGCCTCATACAG gaGCGTATCCTGAACCCCCACGCTGCTTCCTGTACCTGTGCAGCCTGCTGTGATGACCTGACAGGG tGTTCAAAGGACGGAGAGACTCTGGAAGCAGAAAACATCAGTATg ACTGGTCCAGTACGACTCTTCGTCCCGTACAAGAGACGGAAAAAGGACAATGAGCCTCTGGTCACCTCGCCAAAAAAGGAACATCCATCTACCAAAAACATAACGCTGTCCCCGGGGACCACAT TCACGGTGTCCCCGTCAGGACAGTTCACCACCTCCGgcaccttgacctttgaccgcACGTCATCGGGCGACGCCACCGCAGCCGcagccgctgctgctgccatcATCTCAGAAGGCTCAGCGCAGAGCGAGGTGTTCGCGAGCACAGCAG tgctGACGGCGTTGCCGGCGCTGGCTGTGACTCCTCAGCCGGTTCAGGCCAAGATGGCGGTGACTGTGGCGGAGGCGTCTCCGTCGGCCGAGCTGGTGAGCGGGCTGGAGGTGGGGTCTGTAGGGGGGTTGGGGTCGGCGGTCAGCGAGGGGCAGAAGAACACCTGGCTGTACCTGGAGGAGATGGCCAACACGCTGATGAGCAACGTCCAGCAGCTGAAGGCTCTGATCGAGCAGGCTAAAAACTCTACAGGGGACACcgcaggggtcaaaggtcagggagGCAGGAAGGAG tgtggtCTCACTCAGTCGTTTCAGAACCAGATCACGTTTCAGCACCCGGACGACTCGGAGGCCAAGAGGAGCTCTGACATGACCGAGATCATCATCAAC CAGATGTGTGTGAACTGTGGCCGGGTGGCGATGAGTGAGTGTACAGGCTGTCATAAGGTCAACTACTGCTCCACCTTCTGTCAGAGGAAG GACTGGAAGGAACATCAGCACACCTGCTGTCAATCAGCAGGGGGCGTGGCTGTTCAGGAGGAGGAGTCAATCACAGCTATGGACATGGACAAagtgaaatga
- the bet1l gene encoding BET1-like protein, with translation MADWNNRGHGSVDDMLDTENKRLAENLATKVSRLKSLAYDIDREADDQNEYLDGMDSNFMSATGLLTGSVKRFSTMVRSGRDNRRILCYVSGGLVLVFFLLYYMVSRIQG, from the exons ATGGCGGACTGGAATAACAGAG GTCACGGGTCTGTGGACGACATGCTGGATACTGAAAACAAGCGGCTGGCTGAGAACCTGGCCACCAAAGTCTCCAGACTGAAATCT CTGGCATACGACATCGACAGAGAGGCTGATGATCAGAACGAGTATCTGGACGGCATG GACTCAAACTTCATGAGTGCAACGGGTCTGCTGACTGGCAGCGTGAAGCGTTTTTCCACCATGGTCCGATCCGGCAGAGACAACCGCCGCATCCTCTGCTACGTCTCCGGTGGCCTGGTCCTGGTCTTCTTCCTGCTTTACTACATGGTCTCAAGAATTCAAGGCTGA